tCTTGATTTAAGGTTTATAGGTGtggaaaaaatatcatttagtagaaaattaagaaataagcATACCTTTACGAAAGATgacaaattatataaacatcATCGTAAAAATCAAGATATATCAcctataaatgtttttaaactaCATGCAGTACTCGCTCTTCGGTTCGATTCTGACAATTGGAGCAATGATCGGCGCAGCTATGAGTGGACGAATCGCCGATATGATAGGCAGACGAGCTGTaaaatttgttcttctttctttccatGACAAGcgaatatttacatttttgcgTCAAACTGgtaaataaatcatttatttgtgtgtgtgtgtgtgattaGACTATGGGTTTCTCGGAGATGTTTTGCATTCTCGGCTGGTTAGCAATCTACCTTTCTAAGGTTAGCTTagtatttttctatatatctcTCTGTATTTCTCATCAACTATATTTCTTCAAGAAGTACTTAAAATTTACCATGTGGTTTTTGTCTATTAAGGTTGCAATTTGGCTTGACGTTGGGAGATTCTTGGTTGGTTAT
This sequence is a window from Arabidopsis thaliana chromosome 1 sequence. Protein-coding genes within it:
- a CDS encoding Major facilitator superfamily protein (Major facilitator superfamily protein; FUNCTIONS IN: carbohydrate transmembrane transporter activity, sugar:hydrogen symporter activity; INVOLVED IN: transport, transmembrane transport; LOCATED IN: integral to membrane, membrane; EXPRESSED IN: 22 plant structures; EXPRESSED DURING: 13 growth stages; CONTAINS InterPro DOMAIN/s: Sugar transporter, conserved site (InterPro:IPR005829), Major facilitator superfamily (InterPro:IPR020846), General substrate transporter (InterPro:IPR005828), Major facilitator superfamily, general substrate transporter (InterPro:IPR016196); BEST Arabidopsis thaliana protein match is: Major facilitator superfamily protein (TAIR:AT1G08930.2); Has 386 Blast hits to 385 proteins in 60 species: Archae - 0; Bacteria - 8; Metazoa - 50; Fungi - 28; Plants - 299; Viruses - 0; Other Eukaryotes - 1 (source: NCBI BLink).): MIGAAMSGRIADMIGRRATMGFSEMFCILGWLAIYLSKVAIWLDVGRFLVGYGMGVFSFVVKSINSS